In Oryzias latipes chromosome 15, ASM223467v1, the sequence aactcccaacgttaaagtgcctaggatagcacaagggataaacaatCAAATGGAGGTGCTGCTCAAACAACCCAACTTGCGTCTTTCTGCACGGGGTTAAAAGCTGAGCTTAGTCCCGGGTATTTGTGCAGTGGGGGATTGGTATAAGACGATCAAGTCTGCTAAAGCGTGTCGCTCCTGCGCAGTTCCTGAGCTGATTACTTGGAGCTCACAATCTGAGCTGAGGTGGCACTGAGGCGTTGCAAATACTCACAGATGCTCATCACTGCATCTCATTCTGAAGATTTCCGATGATCTCAAACTGACAACTCTCTTAATCAGAGGCAGATCTAGCTGTAGAAACTCGACCTCCAGCAGACACGATGTGCAGGTGAACGACGTATTCCATCCAGTCTGTGCTGACATTTTTGTGGAAACCACACACCCTTTGTGTTGCATTTTATTTGccagaaaatgttgattttcaGGCAAGATTCTTTTTATAAAGATAATAACAGAGATTGCCATGTGTGTTTCTTCTTATCCTAACCTCAGTCTTGATTCTCATATTTATGTATAAACCCATTTATATTTTCTCTGCTTATTGTCTGTGTTCTTCTGTTAGGAGGAGCAGATGTTTTGATGTTCTACTTTCGCAGGGGTTGAGATAATAAACGTCTCTCCACAGATACCATATTTCAAGGCTcatacagctttaaaaaaacacaagaaagcaCCTTAAAGAAGTCAGTTTCATtcagaacaacaaaacaatccGTGACTGAGCTCAAGTTTACCTAACGCTCCCGCTGCAGCCACGACTCCTCCAGCGGACGCGAGACAGTTGTTGGTCTGGAAAAAGCAATAAGAAATAATGAGGAGATGCAGCACTGCTCCACTTTTCAAACtaccacaggaaaaaaaaatgatgcaaaatgGGTCACAGCCATCGAATTGGCTGCCTGAAGAGGTCCACGCACATTCACATGTAGGAGACGCTGCTGTTCATGTACAACAATGTGAGTTTGAGTCTTCATTCGGCTCTCACCATATAGGAGGCTGCTGATCGGAGCACTGGTGACATTTGTCGGATGACTTCGTCCTGATAGAAACTGTTGGCAGGTATGGGGGACAGCCTGGAACCAAGGCCGCCAGTGGCTGGGGGCAGAGTCAGTGCAAGTCCCAGGCTCCTCCCCGGCCGGTCCCTGCTCTTGTTGACTGGTGCTGTGGTGGAGAGGGAAGCAAAGAGCTCCGGGTTGTTCAAAGGCTCCAGCGGCTCTTTGCAGACCTGGTTGGCCATCTTGGCGAGGCCCCGTGCTTCCCTCTTAGAGAGGAGCTCTGCTCTCCTGCCTGGAGACTCGACCTGAACACAGCGCAGGCGGGGGGAACAACTCGACAAGGTGGGTGGGGGGCGGGGGGACTGTGCTTGTAGGTTAGACTGTAAACAGGGTGTGGAATCAAAAGGCTCAGACAGCAATCTGGTTGAAGTTGACGGTGAAGTGGAGGCAGCTGATGAAGAGGGAGGACTGATATGCAGTGATGTGCCAAGCCGTCTCTCGTCAGCTCTCGTGGGGAGGGGGTCACTCGCGTCTATTGTCCAGGTGGTGAGTGGGGAGGGGGAGTGCGGCAGCTGGTACTGAGTTTCAACATCCAGGGGTTCAAGACCTCCGTCTGGCTGGATGGACACATCCAACCTTAGAGGATCCGACACAAACGGAGCAGCAGCTTCCGTTTGCGCCACCAGACCAACCGGTTCTTCTAGTAAACCCAAACCCATCATCTCCCCAGAAGGCTCCACCGGGTCAAACGGGGCTTTCGGCGGCCCCCTGGTACACAATGGTGGGAGCTGAGGAAAAATACAGTCTCTCATCAACCTGTTGCTGCCAATGTCCAACCGCGACACTTTGGGAGGGGGGAGGATCTTTGCGAACGGTGGGTGCATCTCCCATGGTTTCTCCTCTTGAAGCATGTAACACGTGGGCGACGGGAAAGCAGGAGGAGACCGCGTGGGGACTGTTACGTGAGAGGAGGTGGAAGGAGTTTGGGGCGGAGAGGCATCTGTAAATTCGTGGTCTACAATGGGGGGCAGTAGGCCATTTTTCTGTCGAGCCGGGTTGATCTGAGGGAGCGGGCGAAACAGACGGTGGTGGTTCCGCGTACTGGAGGGACCGAGAGCGCCCCCGCAGGGATGTGGAGAAACTGCAGCCCGTGGCTTCACCTTTGCTTGTTTCTGAAATGAAGCAAAGAAGACAGAAGAGGTAATCGAACGATTGAATTACCAATCGGCCGCTGTTGTACTCAAATGTTCAGagtattttaatcaaaattagtCTCTGAATTACATCAGCTGTTGAAAATGACAgacagttttcatttaaaattgaaCAGAAAGGTTTTAAGGATTTTTAGCTTTGaaagttttggttttaaacaaatattcttGTGATTCCCCTTGAAATAAATCCTTTGAACATTGTCGTCTAGCGGAGCTtcgtctacttttttttttttttttagacacttCACATTGTCTTGACTTTatgctggttttgtttttggattcctactttttaattttctctcaACATTTTTGATCtttacaataaaacataaaaacggtTTGATTTCAATTTCTATGATTTCTGCAGTAAAAAAGATGACAAATTCTACTACTAAGAACGGGACAGTTTCAAGTTTATTGTGGACTCTCTGTAGAAGAAAGAAGCCGCTGGAATTGTACTAAAAAATGGATatcaagcaaaaaaaactgttttaaagataaattattaGAGCAAATTGTAAAGTAGGGAAGGTGAAAAACGATAAAGTCTTTGCAGGTTCAAAGTACACCCACATTGTTGCGGTCTATCAGCAAAACATGTATTGCTAAACGGGATGAACATTAAACgagcacagaaaaaaagccaactggactaaacttctgtttttttttagtgatgAATCATAGGTGCAGGTGTCATTCTATGCAGATGGCAAACTTTATTGGGGTTTCTCATTCTTCTTACCTTCTTGTTGATGTTCATACTCTCCATTTTGGCTTTGAGAAGCTTCATTTTAGTCATGGTGATGGAGTTCTCAAGGctctgctgtgcagctgcagaaccCTCtcggtcctcctcctctgcataCAAATTGTACACCGAACCACCACTGGGAAGCACAACAAGCAAATAAATGGATTCTTTTAATAATTCAATATTTTGCAACAATGCAGCAGCTCATCAACTGGAACAATCAAATATTTTCTGGTTAGGTTTGTGTCTCTTCTTGGTccaaatgcataaataaaaagggggaaaaaagacctTAATGattcagacagaggagtcaaGGATCCGTCTCCTCTGTCGGCGACTCTGAAGAAGTTCAGCTGATCGCCCTCGCGGTACACCACAAATGTAACCTGCTTGTTTGGCAGGTTCTTGTCCCAACCTTcatcttttgtgttttccatTAAGTCAGCGACTTCTTTGATTGGGTCTTCCATGGTTACTGACAAAAGAGAGCAAGAAAACTGaggttaaaaacagaaacagagccTCCCATGTTGACTGAACTTAGAttaagactttatttttattaaaagaaaaaaaaaaatcttgtatcCAGCTAAAAGTCTTAGCCGTTTCTCACCCCTTCTGGTGTTGATTGGTCCTCCTCTCATAGCCAACACCAACTTTAAAGTGCAGCCCTCTGCAATGCTGCAAACATAAAACCAAATGTTGTTTGCGatagcaagaaaaaaataaagcacttCTGAAACACAGCCTCTAATCTGAAGTAAGCACCACTTCCCTGGCAGGATGAGCTCCAGATAAACCTAAGTGCAAAACTTTAAATTGCACTGAAATAGCTGTTGCACGTGAGCAGACGCCTTCATCGCCTCCCCCCCCTTAATGCTTCTAAAActtcaaaaacatgctccagTGTGATAGAAGAGCCTGGCACGCAAGCTGCTGTTCATGTGGAAAATTAAATGACAAGCATTCATGACAATACTAGCATCTGCAGCCTGCAGAGCACTAGAGGGCCACTTCTGCCTCCTCAAAACGACAAGTGTGGAAGAGCGAGCCCTCCGACTACGTACAGCATGCCAACGCACAGTTTCTGGCGCGTGATACTGTAACTGTCTCTACTCCTGTGACAAATCTAAACGTAGGATGTTTTAAACATACTCCTCTCACTTATTGTGAGTTTCTTCAAGGACAAAGTGTATTTGGAAGAATAGATTTACCCATAATCATGCAGACAATGTTCATCATCCAGCTCTACATTATTCCAGATAAGATGCTGTTGGGCAACAGGGATACCTTTGTAGTCAGAGAGAGGGTGGGAGAGAAAATCATCAAAGTTTCATTGACTCGCTTTGTTAGGCTGAAAAACAGGAAGGTGAACTACAGGAATCTACATACAAACGTCAATGACTCGTGCCTGCCCCCTGGAGATAAAAGTGTGTTACAACAGCTGAAATCATgcacaaaacaaacactaagTGGGAAAGAAAGTCACACGCCCTCCACATTTTTCTACAACCCGCCtcgctaaaataaaacattaggcTGGGGAACTGATTATTGTTCATAATGGGAAATAACTTTAAAGATgcatgttttaaaattaa encodes:
- the zfand4 gene encoding AN1-type zinc finger protein 4, which gives rise to MTDRKEPPFFNDDSVGAFQYKLPFYDTMELFIETLTGTCFELRVLPFEAVFSVKAKIQRLEGIPVAQQHLIWNNVELDDEHCLHDYGIAEGCTLKLVLAMRGGPINTRRVTMEDPIKEVADLMENTKDEGWDKNLPNKQVTFVVYREGDQLNFFRVADRGDGSLTPLSESLSGGSVYNLYAEEEDREGSAAAQQSLENSITMTKMKLLKAKMESMNINKKKQAKVKPRAAVSPHPCGGALGPSSTRNHHRLFRPLPQINPARQKNGLLPPIVDHEFTDASPPQTPSTSSHVTVPTRSPPAFPSPTCYMLQEEKPWEMHPPFAKILPPPKVSRLDIGSNRLMRDCIFPQLPPLCTRGPPKAPFDPVEPSGEMMGLGLLEEPVGLVAQTEAAAPFVSDPLRLDVSIQPDGGLEPLDVETQYQLPHSPSPLTTWTIDASDPLPTRADERRLGTSLHISPPSSSAASTSPSTSTRLLSEPFDSTPCLQSNLQAQSPRPPPTLSSCSPRLRCVQVESPGRRAELLSKREARGLAKMANQVCKEPLEPLNNPELFASLSTTAPVNKSRDRPGRSLGLALTLPPATGGLGSRLSPIPANSFYQDEVIRQMSPVLRSAASYMTNNCLASAGGVVAAAGALGTPMYHLPPVKAPTGTKKKSSKHCFFCGKKTGLATSYECRCGHNFCATHRYAETHDCTFDYKSAGRRFLHETNPLISAPKLPKI